One window of the Chryseobacterium sp. CY350 genome contains the following:
- the arfB gene encoding alternative ribosome rescue aminoacyl-tRNA hydrolase ArfB: MKDFSRELNFKTSRSSGGGGQNVNKVETAVTVMWKVDDSEFFNEREKSLIKEKLKNRINLDGLLFLNVSESRTQLQNKKIAIEKILDIVEKSLVIPKFRAKTRPTRSSVEKRIQQKKQNSDKKENRRFKF, from the coding sequence ATGAAAGACTTTTCAAGAGAACTCAACTTCAAAACTTCCCGCAGCAGTGGCGGAGGCGGACAAAACGTAAACAAAGTGGAAACCGCTGTTACCGTCATGTGGAAAGTTGATGACTCAGAATTTTTTAATGAAAGAGAGAAAAGTTTAATCAAAGAAAAACTTAAAAACAGGATTAATCTTGATGGATTATTATTTTTAAATGTTTCTGAAAGCAGAACTCAACTTCAGAACAAGAAAATAGCGATTGAAAAGATTCTTGATATCGTGGAAAAATCATTAGTGATTCCAAAATTCAGAGCAAAGACAAGACCGACAAGATCTTCGGTAGAAAAACGCATTCAGCAGAAGAAGCAAAATTCAGACAAAAAAGAAAACAGACGTTTTAAATTTTAA
- a CDS encoding glucose 1-dehydrogenase, which yields MANLKGKVIIVTGAAMGLGLAAADILASKGADITLVDYNADALNKAQSELQSKYPSNKFLTVTADVSVEENVKNYVDQTVKEFGKVDGLYNNAGIEGKQAPLVEYDIEVFKKVIDINLLGVYYGMKYVIPELQKNGGGKIVNVASVGGIRGVINQTAYVATKHAVAGMTKNAALEYGKDNILTNAIAPGAILTPMVAQAFNQVNPADPKAAETEYASRNPTRRLGDPKDVGNLVAYLLSDDNGYVSGQVIAIDGGESNMYGNS from the coding sequence ATGGCAAATTTAAAAGGAAAAGTAATTATAGTAACAGGAGCTGCAATGGGTTTAGGATTAGCAGCTGCAGATATTTTAGCCTCAAAAGGAGCAGATATAACCTTGGTAGATTATAACGCTGATGCGCTGAATAAAGCACAATCAGAACTTCAGTCAAAATATCCCAGCAATAAATTTCTAACAGTTACTGCAGACGTTTCTGTAGAAGAAAACGTAAAAAACTATGTCGACCAAACAGTGAAAGAATTTGGAAAGGTAGACGGCTTATACAATAATGCAGGAATTGAGGGAAAACAGGCACCGTTGGTTGAATACGATATTGAAGTGTTCAAAAAAGTAATCGACATCAATTTACTTGGAGTTTATTACGGTATGAAATATGTAATTCCTGAACTGCAGAAAAACGGTGGCGGAAAGATCGTTAATGTAGCATCAGTTGGCGGTATAAGAGGCGTCATCAACCAAACAGCTTATGTTGCAACGAAACATGCTGTAGCGGGAATGACCAAAAATGCAGCTCTAGAATATGGTAAAGATAATATTCTGACCAATGCCATTGCTCCGGGTGCGATTTTAACTCCGATGGTTGCCCAAGCTTTTAATCAGGTAAATCCTGCTGATCCCAAAGCAGCTGAAACCGAATATGCATCGAGAAACCCTACAAGAAGGTTAGGCGATCCCAAAGATGTCGGAAATCTTGTAGCTTATCTTCTGAGTGATGATAACGGATATGTTTCGGGACAGGTGATTGCAATCGACGGAGGAGAATCAAATATGTATGGAAACTCATAA
- a CDS encoding AMP-binding protein has protein sequence MVINFNNLEINNLHSQKEFDSKVIFFIKEWLSPSKTVDVQTSGSTGVPKIFEIEKKKMLNSAKMTCDFLGLQENDTALICLPVEYISGKMMVVRSFERKLKLKIENPSIEPLKNLTEKIDFCAMTPLQVENSLGKIYLIKNLIIGGAAVSESLKSKIGQTLKISDAQTNIYETYGMSETLSHIALKEIYPHSNDYFTVFENVSISKDELGCLKISAPDLNSEILQTNDLVEISNDNQFKFLGRIDNVINSGGAKIFPETLESLVKKEIPNEVIFLGIKNESLGQKLIAVIEGKKSDDLINKMTKIQFEKSFHKPKEIMFVEEIPRTPNGKVNRLKLLEIFEGN, from the coding sequence ATGGTAATCAACTTCAATAATCTCGAAATTAATAATTTACATTCTCAGAAGGAATTTGACAGCAAGGTGATTTTTTTTATAAAAGAATGGCTTTCACCCTCAAAAACTGTGGATGTTCAGACTTCTGGGTCAACCGGAGTTCCGAAAATTTTTGAAATCGAGAAAAAGAAAATGCTGAATTCTGCAAAAATGACTTGTGATTTTTTAGGATTACAGGAAAATGATACAGCATTAATCTGTCTTCCTGTAGAATATATCTCAGGAAAAATGATGGTGGTGCGGTCTTTTGAAAGAAAATTAAAATTAAAAATTGAAAATCCGTCAATAGAACCATTAAAAAATTTAACTGAGAAAATTGACTTTTGCGCGATGACACCTTTGCAGGTTGAAAATTCGCTGGGGAAGATTTATCTTATTAAAAATCTGATCATCGGAGGTGCGGCAGTTTCGGAATCTCTAAAATCAAAAATCGGTCAAACACTCAAAATTTCTGACGCTCAGACTAACATTTACGAGACTTATGGAATGTCTGAAACTCTTTCTCACATTGCTTTGAAAGAAATCTATCCTCATTCTAATGACTATTTTACGGTTTTTGAAAATGTCTCTATATCAAAAGATGAGCTTGGATGTCTGAAAATTTCAGCACCAGATTTGAATTCTGAAATTTTGCAGACTAATGATTTAGTTGAAATTAGTAATGACAATCAGTTTAAATTTTTAGGGAGAATAGATAATGTTATCAATTCTGGTGGTGCAAAAATATTTCCGGAAACATTGGAAAGTCTAGTTAAAAAAGAAATACCAAACGAAGTGATTTTTTTAGGAATAAAAAATGAGAGTCTGGGACAGAAATTGATTGCGGTAATTGAAGGAAAAAAATCTGATGATTTAATTAATAAAATGACCAAAATTCAATTTGAAAAAAGTTTTCACAAACCAAAAGAAATTATGTTTGTTGAAGAAATTCCCAGAACCCCAAATGGAAAAGTGAATCGACTTAAACTTTTGGAAATATTTGAAGGTAATTAA
- the htpG gene encoding molecular chaperone HtpG: MTKGNINVSVENIFPLIKKFLYSDHEIFLRELISNATDATLKLKHLTNIGEAKVDYGNPKIEVKIDKENKKLHIIDQGLGMTAEEVEKYINQVAFSGAEEFLDKYKDSAKDSGIIGHFGLGFYSAFMVAEKVEIITKSFKEEPAVHWICDGSPEFTLEETTAKTDRGTEIILHIAEDSTEFLEDSKITELLSKYNKFMPVPIKFGTKTHTLPIPEDAPEGTTAETEEIDNIINNPNPAWTIAPADLNKEDYTKFYHELYPMQFEEPLFNIHLNVDYPFNLTGVLFFPKLNNGLNIEKDKIQLYQNQVFVTDEVKGIVPDFLMLLRGVIDSPDIPLNVSRSYLQADGAVKKISSYITKKVGDKMASLINENREDYEAKWNDIKIVIEYGMISEDKFFEKSDKFTLYPTTDGKYFLWNELEEKIKPNQTDKDGNLVILYATNADEQHSYIQSAKDKGYEVILLDSPIVPHLIQKLETSKDKISFARVDADHINNLIKKDEPAISKLTETEKETLKKIVEESIKDSKFTVQLEDLESTDAPFTITQPEFMRRMKEMQATGGGGMFGMGGFPEMYNLVVNSNSEFATKILANENEEEKSSQIKYALDLAKLSQNLLKGKDLTDFVQRSYQQLGK; the protein is encoded by the coding sequence ATGACAAAAGGAAATATCAATGTTTCGGTGGAAAATATCTTTCCGTTGATTAAAAAGTTTCTTTATAGCGATCACGAAATATTTTTAAGAGAATTAATTTCTAACGCTACAGATGCAACTTTAAAATTAAAACATCTTACCAATATCGGTGAGGCAAAAGTTGATTACGGAAATCCGAAAATCGAAGTAAAAATCGATAAAGAAAATAAAAAACTTCATATTATCGATCAAGGATTGGGAATGACTGCCGAGGAGGTAGAAAAATATATCAATCAGGTGGCATTTTCCGGAGCCGAAGAATTCTTAGATAAGTACAAAGATTCTGCTAAAGATTCCGGCATTATAGGACATTTCGGTTTAGGATTCTACTCTGCATTTATGGTAGCAGAAAAAGTAGAAATCATTACCAAATCCTTTAAAGAAGAACCTGCTGTTCATTGGATCTGTGATGGAAGTCCAGAATTTACTTTAGAAGAAACTACTGCAAAAACAGACAGAGGTACAGAAATCATTCTTCACATTGCAGAAGATTCTACGGAGTTTCTGGAGGATTCTAAAATCACCGAGTTATTGTCAAAATACAATAAATTCATGCCTGTTCCTATTAAATTTGGAACAAAAACTCATACGCTTCCAATTCCTGAAGATGCTCCGGAAGGAACAACTGCGGAAACTGAAGAGATCGACAACATCATCAACAATCCAAATCCTGCGTGGACGATTGCTCCGGCAGATTTAAATAAAGAAGATTATACAAAATTCTATCATGAGCTGTATCCAATGCAGTTTGAGGAGCCTTTGTTCAATATTCATTTAAATGTAGATTATCCTTTCAACCTTACGGGAGTTTTATTTTTCCCAAAACTGAACAATGGTCTGAATATAGAAAAAGATAAGATTCAGTTATATCAAAATCAGGTTTTTGTTACTGATGAAGTGAAAGGTATTGTGCCAGACTTTTTGATGTTGCTACGCGGAGTTATTGATTCACCGGATATCCCATTGAACGTTTCTCGTTCTTACCTTCAAGCAGACGGTGCCGTGAAGAAAATCTCTTCATATATCACGAAAAAAGTAGGCGATAAAATGGCTTCATTAATTAATGAAAACCGTGAAGATTACGAAGCTAAATGGAACGACATCAAGATCGTAATCGAATATGGAATGATTTCAGAAGACAAATTCTTCGAAAAATCAGATAAGTTTACATTGTATCCTACAACTGACGGCAAATATTTCTTGTGGAACGAGCTTGAAGAAAAAATAAAGCCTAATCAAACAGATAAAGACGGAAATCTTGTAATACTTTATGCAACTAATGCCGATGAGCAGCACTCATATATTCAATCTGCTAAAGATAAAGGGTACGAAGTGATACTTTTAGATTCGCCAATTGTTCCGCATCTTATTCAAAAACTTGAAACTTCAAAAGATAAAATTTCATTTGCAAGAGTAGATGCAGACCATATCAATAATCTGATTAAAAAAGACGAGCCAGCGATTTCAAAGTTGACCGAAACCGAAAAAGAAACTTTAAAGAAAATAGTAGAAGAATCTATCAAAGACTCGAAATTCACGGTGCAGCTTGAAGATTTAGAAAGTACAGATGCTCCTTTCACAATCACACAGCCGGAATTCATGAGAAGAATGAAAGAAATGCAGGCGACAGGCGGCGGCGGAATGTTTGGAATGGGCGGCTTCCCGGAAATGTATAATTTGGTGGTGAATTCTAACAGTGAATTTGCAACTAAAATACTTGCCAATGAAAATGAAGAGGAAAAAAGTTCTCAGATTAAATATGCTCTGGATCTTGCTAAACTTTCGCAGAATCTGTTAAAAGGAAAAGATCTTACAGATTTTGTACAAAGAAGTTATCAGCAGTTAGGAAAATAA
- a CDS encoding MGMT family protein has product MNDVFKQQVWEITKLVPFGRVTSYGAIAKAVGFPNHSRHVGKAMGGCPKDVPAHRVISASGTLSVPEFKERLEAEGIEVENFRIKNFKTLFWNPMEEL; this is encoded by the coding sequence ATGAATGATGTATTCAAACAACAGGTCTGGGAAATCACAAAACTTGTTCCCTTTGGAAGAGTGACGAGCTACGGAGCGATTGCAAAAGCCGTTGGTTTTCCCAATCATTCACGGCATGTTGGTAAAGCGATGGGTGGCTGCCCAAAAGATGTTCCGGCGCATCGGGTAATTTCTGCATCAGGAACTTTATCGGTTCCGGAATTTAAGGAAAGATTGGAAGCAGAAGGAATTGAAGTTGAGAATTTCAGAATTAAGAATTTCAAAACTCTGTTTTGGAATCCCATGGAAGAATTGTAA
- the recA gene encoding recombinase RecA translates to MSNIEDKKKALALVLDKLDKTYGKGTVMTLGDSAIDTNIEVIPSGSLGLDIALGVGGYPRGRIIEIYGPESSGKTTLTLHAIAEAQKAGGIAAFIDAEHAFDRGYAGKLGIDLENLIISQPDNGEQALEIADNLIRSGAIDIVVIDSVAALTPKAEIEGEMGDSKMGLHARLMSQALRKLTATISRTKCTVIFINQLREKIGVMFGNPETTTGGNALKFYASVRVDIRKASAPIKNGDEAVGSRVKVKIVKNKVAPPFKMAEFDIMYGEGVSKTGEILDTAVDMGIVKKSGSWFSYGETKLGQGRDGVRDLLKDNPELAEELENKVKEEIINNKK, encoded by the coding sequence ATGAGTAACATTGAAGATAAGAAAAAAGCACTGGCTTTGGTGCTTGATAAACTAGATAAAACATACGGAAAAGGAACGGTAATGACTTTGGGTGATAGTGCGATTGACACTAATATCGAAGTGATTCCTTCAGGATCTTTAGGATTAGATATTGCGTTGGGCGTTGGTGGTTATCCGAGAGGAAGAATCATTGAAATCTACGGACCTGAATCATCCGGTAAGACAACTTTAACTTTACATGCAATTGCAGAAGCTCAAAAAGCGGGAGGAATTGCAGCTTTCATCGATGCCGAGCATGCATTCGATCGAGGTTATGCAGGAAAGTTAGGAATTGATCTTGAGAATTTGATTATTTCTCAGCCCGATAATGGTGAACAGGCATTGGAAATTGCTGACAACCTTATTCGTTCGGGTGCTATTGATATTGTAGTAATTGACTCTGTTGCAGCATTAACTCCAAAAGCTGAAATTGAAGGCGAAATGGGAGATTCTAAAATGGGTCTTCACGCAAGATTGATGTCTCAGGCTTTAAGAAAATTAACTGCGACTATTTCGAGAACGAAATGTACGGTGATCTTCATTAACCAGTTAAGAGAAAAGATTGGCGTAATGTTCGGAAATCCTGAAACCACAACGGGTGGTAATGCCCTGAAATTTTACGCTTCTGTGAGAGTTGACATCAGAAAAGCAAGTGCACCGATCAAAAACGGTGACGAAGCTGTGGGAAGCCGCGTGAAGGTTAAAATTGTAAAAAACAAAGTTGCTCCACCTTTCAAAATGGCAGAATTTGATATTATGTACGGTGAAGGAGTTTCTAAAACCGGAGAAATCTTAGATACTGCTGTTGATATGGGAATTGTGAAGAAAAGCGGTTCTTGGTTCAGTTATGGTGAAACAAAACTTGGTCAGGGACGAGACGGCGTAAGAGATTTGTTGAAAGACAATCCTGAATTAGCTGAAGAGCTTGAAAACAAAGTAAAAGAAGAAATTATTAACAACAAAAAATAA
- a CDS encoding deoxyhypusine synthase family protein has product MSKPITEFIEKYYLHFNAAALVDASKGYVAHLKEGGKMMITLAGAMSTAELGKILAEMIRQDKVDFISCTGANLEEDLMNLVAHSHYERVPHYRDLTAQDEWDLLERGLNRVTDTCIPEEEAFRRLQKHIVEIWKDAEAKGERYFPHEFMYKMILSGVLEQYYEIPRENSWMIAAAEKNLPIVVPGWEDSTMGNIFASYCIKGELTATTMKSGIEYMTYLADWYTKNSAGKGVGFFQIGGGIAGDFPICVVPMLYQDMEMHDIPFWSYFCQISDSTTSYGSYSGAVPNEKITWGKLDITTPKFIVESDATICAPLMFSYILEN; this is encoded by the coding sequence ATGAGCAAACCTATTACTGAGTTCATAGAAAAATATTATCTGCACTTCAATGCAGCAGCTTTGGTAGACGCATCAAAGGGATACGTTGCGCATCTTAAAGAGGGCGGAAAAATGATGATCACTTTGGCTGGGGCAATGTCTACGGCTGAGTTGGGGAAAATTTTGGCTGAAATGATCCGTCAGGATAAAGTTGATTTTATTTCTTGTACAGGCGCAAATCTTGAAGAAGATCTGATGAATCTGGTTGCACATTCTCATTACGAAAGAGTTCCTCACTACCGAGATTTGACGGCTCAGGATGAGTGGGATTTGTTGGAAAGAGGTTTAAACAGAGTTACAGACACATGTATTCCTGAAGAAGAAGCGTTCAGAAGATTGCAAAAACATATCGTTGAGATCTGGAAAGATGCTGAAGCGAAAGGTGAAAGATATTTTCCGCATGAATTTATGTATAAAATGATCCTTTCGGGAGTTCTTGAGCAGTATTATGAAATTCCAAGAGAGAACTCATGGATGATTGCGGCGGCAGAGAAAAATCTTCCGATTGTAGTTCCGGGTTGGGAAGATTCTACAATGGGGAATATTTTCGCTTCTTACTGTATCAAAGGTGAGTTGACGGCTACTACGATGAAATCTGGTATCGAATACATGACTTATTTAGCAGATTGGTATACAAAAAATTCAGCAGGAAAAGGAGTTGGATTCTTCCAGATTGGCGGCGGTATTGCCGGAGATTTTCCTATTTGTGTGGTACCGATGTTGTATCAGGATATGGAAATGCATGATATTCCGTTTTGGTCATATTTCTGTCAGATCTCAGATTCTACGACTTCTTACGGTTCTTATTCGGGAGCAGTTCCTAACGAGAAAATTACCTGGGGTAAATTAGATATTACTACACCGAAATTTATCGTTGAAAGTGATGCTACTATTTGTGCGCCATTGATGTTCTCTTATATTTTAGAAAATTAA